From the genome of Maniola hyperantus chromosome 9, iAphHyp1.2, whole genome shotgun sequence:
CCGGTTACAGGTGAACTTCAAGACACATTTCAATGTTGTGTGCCAAAAATTGTCTTCTGTCAAAGTTCAAAAGTGCAAACCGTTCAACAGGCATTGAGTAAGCTTAAAATGACCGCTCAAATTATATCATTCGACAAAAGTGATGATTGTTTGAGCTTATCGAAACTTCTAGATGAGTATGCATGCACAGATACCACCGTAGAAAATTTCAAGTAAGATTTATaagaataaaatgtattttggtCCAATTTGGTGTAATTTGGAACCACGGACGAGGAGAAATAAATTCTCCTCCATGGTCTGAACGTTCCAACGATCCAATTTAAAACTTCGGACTTAAAACTtgtgtaagtatttaaaaacttaactcTGTATGAGTTGATTCTTCTTAACGTAACAACCTCAATTGAACCTGACTTGTGCACTCTTTCATACAACtgaagtttatttataaaaactttatcTTACTACTATCTTTTAGTTGCCCCCTGGGtcaagctagcaaatatgcgaTCGTTGAAGGTACGTACAAACATAACATTTTGTTACGCCGAAAATAAGGCATCTTCGTAATACCTATAAGTACAATGTTCTTCCCACAAAGCCAGCAAtttccttcggcggtgttcccattagatttcagaaaggggttattcaaggggcggacaaACAAGTTACTGAAAGGCCGGCAGGCGGCAACGCTTTGGTGGTTCCTCTAgaactgcaaatgttcatgggcggtggtaatcacttaacatcaggtgacccgcctgctcgtttgcttgccatTCTTATAAAAAAAGGTAATAATGCTGGATATGATTTGCGAGTCAAATCAATCTACTCGcaagttttattgtaagtataaaaggcaaagctgactgactgacagtgTATCTATGCTTACTGATCtatatgaacgcacagctcaaactactgaacgattCGGGCTGAAATCTGTCAAGccgaatgcagatagctattatgacgcaggcacccgctaagaaaggatttttgagaagtcaacccctaagggggtgaaatagggggtcgaaatttgtgtagtccacgcggacgaactcgcgagcataagctagtctacattaatattataaagagatttTGTCAATTCGGATATTAGGAGAAATCTCCGgaaccgattctgaaaattatttcattggTAGATAGCTCCATTATCCCCTAGTACCACAGTACTATAGGTTATGCATTAGATCACGCAGACAAAATCGCGGAAAACAGCTAGGCTTATTATGTTTTGATGATTGCAGACCAGCTGAGTTCGACCCTGTGGAAACCAATGCCTTTCTAGTGACAACCAGCGGATCCACCGGACTACCAAAGACAGCTGCACAAAGTCATAAGAACATTATGATGGGCTTCCCAATTGCAATGTAAGTAAATATCGtacgtaaaattattattacatatattatctgtcaacggctgtacgtatttagtcgacgtccgcgacgcgtgcgcgaactaactcccttgaaaaaggaccccggatgggttcgaaagtagtcgggctaacgtagactaaatacgtgagtacagacagccgttgacagataatatataatataatggaaatcattcacgatagtttaaacgctaaaattattattattaaaaaaaaaacataaaattatatattttcctTTCTTAGGGCTTCGTATACTTACCCAAAGGGTACCAAcagaaccctattactaagcctccgctgttcgtccatccgtccgtccgtatatcagtgtgtctgtcagcgggctgtaggtATCTCGTAAATAACCGTCACAGGTGGAGGtttaatagagtcccgttggcacccttcaggtacgaAACCGTAAAAAACatgccaagtgagagtcagacttgcgcaccgagggttccgtactacgttCCGtacgtcgtatttttttcgacattttgtacgataaatcaaaaattatttagcataaaaataaataaaaatcttttttagaatgtacctacaggtaaagcacTTAATTATGGTATAAGTAATCTTACaattaaagttgaaaatactatttgttcattaccacattttaatttttttttggttacgtatcaacaaattcacggttttccccttacgtgtgcctacctacctgccaaatttcataattctaggtcaacgggtagtaccctctaggtttattgatagacagacagacagacagacggacaacgaagtgatcctataagggttcggtttttccttttgaggtacggaaccttaaaaatgaacacacgcggcggttacgcactcacccgatccgagtccatgaaaatacgttccgaagttgttAAGAACTATGTGTATGGTAGGTAGCTTTAAGCTTATGTTTATgacacgcggcagaaagtaatgtacatcgaccttaagaaggggatagcggatttgtagagcattgtctatgtcgttgagaccgacaaaacttcatataggtatgagtgacagagacaacgctctacaaagccgaaatgtctttctaaaggccgatgtacattattttctgccgcgcactgtacgaTGAAACATCAAAAGATCTTAAATAAAGATGGCTTATCACTGCAATAACACTTCTTCACAGATTCTGGCGAGCTCCTTGGAAAaagatgttgtttttttttctaaaaattaggtagtcattttacttttttacagGAACAACCGCACACAATTCCCTACACCAGTGAAGCTAGGATTAGTTGTATCGCCTATACAATGGATATCATCAACTTTCCAGTTCATAATGGGACCTATATTGAGATTCACTCGTCTGCAGACCTCATCCCCAATGACTCCTGAGCACATATATTCATTGATCAATAAATACAGGGTGAGAAGACTGCCTCGTCGATCTTATAATGGGCAAAAAGTTATTAGAAATAGACGTTAGAGAAagactttttatttaaataaaactttacaagtgcttttgaattatTAAGTGAATCTCACTTGATCGGAATGTtcttcctactgagaagaaccagcaagaaacacgCTGTTCTTTTCAAATGtcatatttacaattttatgtcAGTAATTTGCAGTCCCACCACATgagtaaatattatttactatccCGCTTCTCTGGTCTTGTCGgatcaaccaatcaaattatgaaagtaagaaaaatatataattatagagtgtaataatataattaacgaaattgtgatgataatgacgtcgatctattttaaattaatgttgTGTAATGTTATACCATTTTAAGCCGGATTTCTCAATCATGAGCCCCACGTTTCTGACGACGCTGCTGAAACCTGGTGATCGGGACAAGTGTGACTTCTCTTCTCTGGAGTACATCTTGGTAGGTGGCAGTGTCGTGACTAAAGAACTCCTTCAAGAAATACAGGCAAGTATTTTGATTATTTCCTAATAACTTAAGGCCATTGCCCACGGCGACAATTTGCAGTGATACAGACGCAAAAAGATcacgataggtaggtacagtagcgATGCTTCGCTGGTCCGAGTACACGCCTACGGCTCGGCACGATTCTGTATCGATAAGAATCGATGCATTCAATACTCAAACATTCTTATTAACCGTATAACgtcatacatataatataataactgaTATCTCAAATCAATGTTaatgtttttcagaaaataatgcCGAAATTGCATGTAAAGTTATCTTACGGCATGACTGAAGTAACAGGCCTCATTATGGAGTCCAGCTATTCTCCGTTTGGTTCAGTTGGTGCACCAATGCCGGGTTTACAGTGTAAAGTTAGTATTTAACATTATTCGAAGACTTTTGTACTTATTATCTACTGTCACAGTAATGATTATGACTatacagaacgcggcagaaagtaatgtacataggcctttagaatgacatttcagctttgtagaacgttgtctctgtcactcatacctatataacgttttcAACGACAGACCCAATGCAAATCCGCTATcacgttctaaaggtcgatgtgcattactttctgtcgcgtactgtaccttatGTACGATGTTAGCTTAGTGGGCCGCCTACTCAGAAGTCCGGGGTGCAATCCAGAGCACATACCTACCTCTtaatttttggagttatgtgcgttttaagcagtgAAATATCACTTGTCTTTCTTTCTCGAAATCTCTCTTAATAAggacctacttaggtatattataaaaagatacCATGTTAAATTTTATGTTTCTGGATCTATCTGGACTGTAGGTTAATAATAtgtgaattaaaaataacttttgtttctagttagTAGATCCTATCAGTAATGAAGTGATAAATAAACCAAACATACCCGGGGAAATACGGGTAAAAGGTCCTACATTATTTCAGGTAAGATATTATTTGACGTATTtgagtattttattttacgtaTAACCAATTGATAAATAATGATctcttttttgtaacctgtcatttgtgttttgtggtgcaataaaaaaatataggtacaacaAACATACATAAATTAATACACGACCATCTTTTCTTCTATACGATATTTTCGAAACGATTGAAGCCCACGCTCTTCAATGAAAATCGTAGTCATAAAACTTtcataatttcatttcataatgcGGTACCGCTCCAGGTTCAGCAGTACCATCTTAAAAAACATAACATGCTGGGAAAGATTTAGGTACTCTCTTCTGTACGCACCAAACTCCTTACGCTTATTGTTTTTATAGGTTGTACTACAGCTATTACTTTGTTtaggtaggtctaggtacataatatattgctaTTCCGAGACATGGTTGAACTATCAACCTCATAGAAAAGCTCAGAGTCGCTCAATGACATAagtagagagctatgcttggagtttctttacgtgatcaaatttgAAATGAGGAGATATGTTAGAAGAACCAAAGAAGTAGCCTACATAGTTCAATGGGTTGCAAAGCTAAAAGTGGTAATACGCAGCATACTAATTCGAAAATAGATAGAcgctggggtcccaagatgctagaatggcgaccagGTGACTGAGTTGACATGAAAACAATAATTAcagttgtatatttttataacaggGCTATTACAACAACCCTGAGATGACAAAAGCAGCTTTCGATGAAGACGGATGGTTAAAATCTGGAGACATATTATATAGAGATGAATATCACAATTACTATTTCTATGACCGCCTTAAAATGTTGCTAAAATATAGAAATTATCaggtaaaaacattttttttataatataataactgcCTAAAACAAACCTTGCAAGAACATGAAATGCACAAGGACACTTACGTCTTCATAAAAATATGTTGAAGAAAGATTTAAAACATTAAatggattttttttgtatgacaaATGAGTAGGCACTTACTTCTTAATAAAATTCAATTCCAGGTTTCACCAGTGGAAATAGAGTCTGTGATAATAAAACATCCGGGAGTGTTAGACGTAGTCGTGACCGGTATACCCGACGCTGAGTGTGGTGATTTGCCTGTTGCACTGGTCATACTTCGAGACGGGCACAATGTTACGGCACAAGAAATAAAAGATTTAGTTAAAGGTATTGCAAACATGATGGATTCATCTCTAATtttgaattgaaataaaataaaatcagcttGAAGACTGGTGAATCCTTTAACAAGAATTAAGTAAATGAACCGTTTGGTCTCTATGATTTCTGTACAAGTGTTTCAAATCCTGTTTAGATATCCACATCGCTAtttaatacattattatcaGTTTAATAAACGTAATACCTATACCATATTCCATACAGCAGCAAAGTAAAAAATCTAGGCATTATGTACTTTTGACCAATCTCTGACTTGGATACCATAAATGAGTGAGCTGAGCAGAAAGATGTTTGGTGCAGTCGGCTCTCTCCGAAGATTGCGTAATGTTCTTCCTATTCCTGCTAAGGTTGCGCTGGCTCAGTCTCTACTTCTACCAATCCTCGATTACGCTGATACTTGCTATCTTAACCTAACTGAGGACCAACTGAACAAACTTGAGCGGCTTCAAAATCTTTGTATAAGGTTCATATTTGGGCTGCGAAAGTATGACCATGTCTCCGAGTACCGCCGTAAGCTCAAGTGGCTCCCGATTCGTCTTCGCAGGAATACTCATATTCTTCATCTTCTTTACTGTATACTGTTCAATCCCTCCATTCCTCTTTATCTTAAAGAACGTTTTGAGTACCGATGTGATAcacactctttttctcttcgttctcaaaataatctacgcctgaaaattcctacacactcctcttcttattatgctaaatcatttactgttaccgctatactgctatggaactctctccccttggatatcaaacagtctcaatcactatcaatttttaaaacaaaattgaagctattttatttatcctccatttgatgtttatttatttttactttttattccacttatctgtcgtctattcctgtACAATGAAACTTCTTATTTCCAGAATCACTAACGGACTCCAAACAGTTACGGGGTGGTGTGATATTTGTGAAGGAGTTTCCCACGACATCGACAACGAAGGTGGATAGGATGAAATTAAAGGAATGGGCCAAAACGTTCAAGAGAGAATAAAACTTGTTGTACAGctaaattgtaaataatatattttctcaTTGTAGTTTATAAGAAAATTAGATAAAGTAGATAAAGCTTTAATAGAACCGTCTAGCtacaatttattgttttatttcacaCAAACCCTACAGACATATTGGCCTTCgcatggattcaggtttttaaaaatcccgtgggatctctttgattttccgggataaaatgttgcTTAtctcaatttccgggacgcaagctacctctgtaccaaatttcatatacaTCGGTAAATTggctttaagaatcccgtggaaactctttgattttttgggataaaaagtggtaTGCTCATCCCCGGGATCAatcgtaagctaactctatgccaaattttattcaagtaaaaatcggttaaactgttgaatGCGTTGTtccgtagcgacgtgattgaaggataaaccaacaaacaaacacactttcgcatttatatgggtagtgagctagtgattcacataatattaagtacctattacccactgtgcccagtggcgtgcagggtgaccgatcaattgacaaaaaacaaatgacaaagtttcatttcccaaacaaattttgccaaaattatgaatcgttttatgatcgttataaaacttatgtttctacaaataattcacttgataaaacaaattaccagacaaatttttatttcataaaatatcatttgacaaacaattgatttctttaatcgtgttaattagtaaaacaatatatcgcacttttttttaagagagaccgcttactataatggggggtctccgtcgacgggccccggtcgacgagaagagaccaccactatggtggggggtctctttcctccctcccgctcccaccatcaagagcgagcgaagcgagctcgggacttggggcactccgactcggaacggttaggttagaagaggcggggtctgagaccccgccatctccttcgtgggttattttttttttcacatccagaaaaaaggagccccatgatattattgctgcgttgcataggggtttgcatatgtatgcaaaacagactttttgtgtattttttgttaattagttattttatcaaataataaatttatcatctattattttgtaaaatcgcgaatttgaaataataaatttttaaatgatattttaacattcagcaaatttgcaaagtaaaacatttgtgaataaaatatttgtcaaatgatgttttgtaaaatgatatgtttgcggtatacgacgtttgtgatttgattagtttttcaaaagtttttggtgaactgataatttgtcatacgttttttgtcattcattagtgaaccggcgtgcaggtcatagaggcataaatgcactgcttaccccagttttaatggctcaatgcatatttttcattatgacctgccagtaaataggttcctacctaactaatgcttaccctggcttcaaacactgtgcacgccactgactgtgCCACTAGCCGATCCCCGAGACTTCGCGTGGCTTtaggtttatattttttacgcAGGAGCCCTACTTAAATATGTGGGATAAAAAGAGGTTTTGATCCGCTACCCTCCTGTGTTTTGTCAGTTTTAGTGGTTTTAGCGTTAGTCGTTACTAatataaaggtaggtaggtataaaaccCTGAAACAGTAGTAGTAGTGCGGCAAgtctttcaataaaattatctgttaggtacctactaactttaTTACTATAGCCCAATAtaaagattataatattttacggGTACCTCTTCAATAAA
Proteins encoded in this window:
- the LOC117985524 gene encoding luciferin 4-monooxygenase-like gives rise to the protein MTHPVSDAVLWYIEELTAKIVAETGVPSDRYHLGKILLRSLKDAPDHILQIDGATDEKDTFKSALERSIRCATAFRNLGLKYQDVIVILAPNHINLAIPMYAALFLGLRVATIDMTLGVCELQDTFQCCVPKIVFCQSSKVQTVQQALSKLKMTAQIISFDKSDDCLSLSKLLDEYACTDTTVENFKPAEFDPVETNAFLVTTSGSTGLPKTAAQSHKNIMMGFPIAMNNRTQFPTPVKLGLVVSPIQWISSTFQFIMGPILRFTRLQTSSPMTPEHIYSLINKYRPDFSIMSPTFLTTLLKPGDRDKCDFSSLEYILVGGSVVTKELLQEIQKIMPKLHVKLSYGMTEVTGLIMESSYSPFGSVGAPMPGLQCKLVDPISNEVINKPNIPGEIRVKGPTLFQGYYNNPEMTKAAFDEDGWLKSGDILYRDEYHNYYFYDRLKMLLKYRNYQVSPVEIESVIIKHPGVLDVVVTGIPDAECGDLPVALVILRDGHNVTAQEIKDLVKESLTDSKQLRGGVIFVKEFPTTSTTKVDRMKLKEWAKTFKRE